The sequence TTCCTTGATATTCAAAGCTGTTCGGTTTACATGTATGATTGTATTACCTACACTGCAATTtcaggttttgaaaattttgaacttTTTTCGCCACCATTATATCTGAGGATTAAATGGAAAATAATCTTTTGGATGGCAGGATCTGCAGCCTATTGATCGATTTGTTATGGAAGAATATCTCCTGGATGTGCTTCTGTTCTTCAATGGCTGGTTTGTATGAATTGTTGATTCTTTTCAATGCAATGACATGCCTATTTTTACCCTTTCAAAACCATTTTTTGATTTAGTGATCTTAGGTTCAAACACCATTACTGTCGTTTAAAGAATAGAAAAAACATTTCTGATGTTGCAAACTCTTAGTTCTGTCCGATTTCTGTTGTGCTTTACAAAAAACTATTATTTGGTGTTTAGTTAGAACTCCTTTGGtccttttatttcctctcttttTGGTTTGCATCCTTCTCTAAAATTGTTTGACATAATTTTAACTGTTCTCGTTTTGTGTTCATGCAAAGCTAGTCGAAAGGAATGTGCTTCTTTTATGGTTGGCTTGCCAGTGCCCTTCAGATATGAGTACCTCATGGCTGAGACAATATTCTCTCAGGTATTTGCACCTACCTCCTCGATGCTTTTGATTGGACCCTGGTACCTGTAAAGCTTTAGCACTATAATATTGTGGATTGAAGCTTGATTTGGGTCTCTACACTGGCTTTGGTTGGTTGCCATTACAGGCTTTAAAATAATGATGTTACTAAATTGAGTGACATGTTCAGTAACATTTAATGTCTAAAAATCTAGAAGGCAATGCCATGaaacaataaagctaatagaagcTTGTCCTCTTTTCTTAGTATTTGAGATCCTAAGCCAGATGTTGTTCTATGTTCCACTTAAGCATTCAAGATTGCAGAGTTCTGTGCAAGTTACTATTAAGGTGGGACAGTACCATATATTCATTGAAAAGAAGCAATGATGTGATTTTGCACTCTCAGGTGCCTGAGGATGATTTTGAGTTTTTTTGGTTATAGTGGTGACTCAGTAGTTGTGGGTATTTCTTCACACATGAGTTGACATTTTGGGGTTGGTCTAATTGGTTGGTTTAATTAGTAAGAAGTAATTGATAGTTTTGCAAAGATGTGCTTGAATGTCAAGAATTTATCATATACTGAAATATAGGGAATATTATAAATGTTCCTTAGATACGTTTGAATGAAGGATGCTTTTGTATATTTGGTAGTAATTTTGCCGTCATATGTCGAGTCTTTTAGTCCTTCGTGCACTTATTTTCTAACTTTTGctgttatattttattataaaaaatcctTTTATcctttagttttatattttcaaGGGAACACTGATCAATAACTGGCAGATGTTATAGTGGACCCACCAAGTGCTCTCTCTTTCCTGCCTTTTAATTGAATTTCctgaattttgaaataaatctTCATCAACCATTATATAAATTATTGATATTACTAAGAGTTGGGTCAAATTACCCTAGTGTAAGCAATTGCTACACCGGTGAATAATTTGTCATTTGagcttttttttttacaaaatccaCAGTTGGATTAGAATTTTCTATCTTATAAATCATCTATAAAATTTCATTTCAATTGAAACTCATTTGAAATacaacaagaacaacaacaaatcCCTATCCTACTAGGCGGAGTTGGCTACATGGATCAAACGATGCCATTTCGtcctatcatgtatcatgtctacagtgAGACTATTGACACGTAGATTTCTGTTGACCActtcataaaaaaaattggttAACCAACTGATGCCCTTACCTCCTAAGTCTTTCCACATTTCAATCGGAATATTATCTGATCCTACTGCCATTCCATTATTCATCTGCTTTACAGCCTCCCTTACTTCTAAGTCTTGAATCCTTCGATAATAGTTGAAGTTTTGGTCATCTTCCCTCGTGTGTAACCGACTTAAACACGGAAGAGTCTCttgtccttcattaaataactcatAAAAGTAGCTCTTCTTTGTTTTGTTAATGCTCTCATCTTGGACTAAAACTTCTCCATTCTTGTCCTTGATGCACTTAACTTGGTCCAAATCTATTGTTCTTCTTTCTCGACTCTTTGAGATCTTATATATACTTTTTTCCCTTTCCTTCGTACCCAAAGACTGATAAACACCCTCATACgcccttgttcttgcttcactcaCTGcctctcttttctccttcttagtaatcttatatttttcccaatttTTAGTATTGCAGCTTAAAGGCCagtttttaaaatatgaaaagcATTTGAAATACTTTTTATATATTTGAATTTTCATGAAATTTAGCATAAAGGATCTCATTATGGGTCATTGTGATTCAATGGTTGGATCACTAAAGTGTATATTCTATACGAAGTTATGCGTAGTGTAATTTTGCTTATTGATCCTTACTGATTTAGTAAGAGATgtttttttaaacttttttttttaaatttatttttctgaggttcttttacttttctatatGAATGCTTGATTATGTATCGGGTAGCCTTATTTATGCTATCTCCATCACTCCTGTAGTTGCTGATGCTACCTCAACCACCTTTCAAGCCAATATACTACACACTGGTTATTATTGACCTTTGTAAGGTATTATTTGTTGGATTTTAACATTGTTTCTTTGTCACTGGTGATTTATTAGCTCTCTAATACACATTCATGAATTTTAAATTCTGATTTTTGGTTTGACACACCTTTGGCTACAAAATAGGCTCTTCCTGGAGCATTTCCTGCAGTTGTTGCTGGAGCAGTTCGTGCTCTCTTTGAGAAGATTGCTGATTTGGATATGGAGTGTCGAACACGTCTCATCCTTTGGTTTTCACATCATTTGTATGTTCCAGAtaatatttatgttttcatgctttcCCTTGATTTAAATCGAATCCTCTTTCTTTGGTGTTTTTGTTGCTTTCTTTCACCTCCCTaatactttaaaaataaaaacaaaaataaatgagTGATACAAAAATAAATGAGTGATGTATGACATTCTTATATTGAAAATAGTATTCATAATTTCCCATTAAAAGATGGCATTGTCAGTAGTGAGATGTATGTCTTGTGAAACAATACGCAAATTGTTGCCTGAAACTTAAGTGATAATGAAATTCATATTTGCACGAAATATAGatcattttcaattttcaaaaaaaccaGGGAAGAAACTGTTTTCTGGAAGAAAACAATATGGGATTCTATCTAGTGTGAAGTCATTATTGTAGATTCATGCCTGTATAATTATGAGGCAAGTCTACAATATGGTTGATGCAGGTTGCTAGACCTCTTCCTGTCACCTTTAAACTCTTACTTCCTGTTCTTGTGCCATGTTCATGAATTAGGTTTAACAATTTTCGGTTTTCATGACTCAGgttaaataaaatatctttttaagATCAGTTCTGTTTTTACTTTAAAAATTAACGTGCTTGCAAGTTGTTTCTCTAGTCTGGTCCTGTTCAACTTGGTTGATGGATTTACTACACTGCAGGTCGAACTTTCAGTTCATCTGGCCATGGGAAGAGTGGGCTTATGTCTTAGACCTCCCAAAGTGGGCCCCGCAACGTGTGTTTGTTCAGGAGGTTTTGGAGCGAGAAGTTCGCTTATCTTACTGGGACAAAGTTAAGCAGGTAATTAATCATGGACGAACCACAGAAGTGATTATTGATTAATTCTAAAGTTTACACGACCTCAATATGTGGCAGTACTATAATGCAATGCTACCCAGTAATCTCTCATacagtaattgctgattaaggaAAAACCTCATAGGGTATTAACATTTTTGTTGTTGTCAGTCTATAGTAGTTGAGGCTTTTATGTTTGAAGTTGAATATATTCCATGTAATTTAGTTTTTATTCATATAATTGGTAGCAGACCTTCAATGAAATTGATCTGGTATAGGTGCATTCCAGTCAGTTGCTATAGTCAGTTGTAACAGAAACTGAAATGAGTTAGGATATAGGAGGAAGAAAGTTAGGAATTTGGTACAAATATTTGGGAGTGGAAATGGCGGTTATCTTGAGCACATTTTCTTGGCTCTTCTCTTCACTCCTTATACTCTGAACCAGTCCTAATAATGTTTCTATTGTCCATTCATGTTATTCACAGAGCGTTGAAAATGCAGCTGGTTTAGAAGAATTACTTCCTCCAAAAGGTGGACCAAACTTAACTTTGGGGGCAGACGGTACAGAGAACAATGAAAATGTGCTCTCTGGAGAGCTTAACAACATGGTTAAAGGAAAGGCACCTGTTCGTGAAATAATCTCGTGGATTGATGAAAGCATACTTCCCAATAATGGTCTAGAAGTTACACTAAGAGTGGTTGTACAAACTCTTCTCAATATTGGATCTAAAAGTTTCACACATTTGATAACCGTCTTAGAGAGATATGGTCAAGTTTTTGCAAAACTATGTCCTGACCAGGATAAGCAAGTCATGCTGATTGCTGAAGTGGGTTCATTTTGGAAGAGTAACACCCAAATGACAGCAATAGCAATTGACAGGATGATGGGTTATCGACTTGTATCAAATTTGGCCATCGTGAGATGGGTTTTCTCCTTAGAAAATATTGAGCAATTTCATACATCAGATCGTCCATGGGAGGTACTTCAATTTATGGATAGTTCAATATCGTGGTTGTTTGCTTTTGATAGTaaaaacaaattattttaaaGAGAAGAGAATGTATAAAAGAGGAACGTAATTATCGTAGATACAAAAGAGATATCTATGAAATAGACTATGTAACAATGCATGCCACCACACCTTTTGAAATCAGCTAGAGGAACACCATTAAACAAACAATTAGTTGAGCACCAACCAAATAGGTAATCTTATCCCAAACAATTTCAATAGCGGAAGGATCGTTAAAATCCCATAATTCCTTTCCAATCAAAGACAACAAAGCACCGCAAAAACCGAGGATTCACACAGAATCCTTACATCTTTATGAGCCAAAAGCACTGTTTCCTTCCCGAATATAACCCCCAGGAGGATGGGGAACACTATCATTTTCTTTAAAGATGTGTTTTAACTTGATCTGCTTTGCACATAATGCCTTTTACATTTAGGTGCTGGATACATAAtatttcttgttcttgtttttatCGTCATTGTTAGCATATCAAAATATGTAGCATTAATTTAATTGATGTTCATAGCCATCTGTAGCTCTTTTGTTTGAAATTCCATCCTTTGTGTATCCCATCAAACAGGTTCTTCGAAATGCAGTAAGCAAGACATATAATCGTATTTCTGATTTAAGGAAAGAGATATTATCTCTTAAAAGGAATATTTTATCAGCTGAAGAAGCTGCAAAGCAAGCAAAAGATGAGTTAGATGCTGCAGAGTCGAAACTGACACTTGTAGATGGTGAACCAGTTCTTGGTGAAAATCCTGCTAGGTTGAATAGATTGAAGTCGCAAGCTGCAAAAGCAAAGGAGGAGGTGGTTTCTCTTCAAGAATCTTTTGAAGCTAAGGAAGCTCTTCTTGTCCGAGCAATTGAAGAAAATGAGGTAATTAACTAAAACTGGTATTAACATGTCTGCAGACAGTTTTTTCCTTATGAGACATGACGATGCTGTTATGACACTTTGGACAAAAATTTTTTAGTGGTCAGAAACTGCATAGAACTTCATAGTAATGTGGCTGCGGATGGACTAGCAGAATATCTTTTTACCATTTATTATTGAAATTTTATCTTTTTGAATACTTCACACCATAGATAGCCTGTGCTAGATTGCAAAAGTTTCTTCTGGTAAATGTGAAGTGTTATATTTCTATTAAGAGATCGATGATAGTGTTGTTTGGTCTAATTACTTAACTCCATATTTTAGAGAGGATACTGCATTATTGTTCCAGTACATCTACAATAAATCATAGAAAAAACGAATACAAAGTGCACAATAAAGGAGGATAAGGAtttatcatataaaaatattataggataaggataaaaagaagaaataataAAGGAGGATAGGGAATCCACTTAAGTAGGAAAAACAAAGAGCTTGAGGGGATATCACTTGGTCTGGATTCCTGTCCAGTTTTAGTGCTATATTACTAGTTACTACACAGCTTTCCTTTTCTTTAcagttaataaatttttaaattattccttATACTATAAAAAAGGATTTTAGGTTGATATGATCTGTAATAATTTCATATATCCATTGGTCTTGTTTATACTTAGTTGTAGTGTttaaataaggaaacaaactgaGATAACTCTCAAGCTTGTTTTCCTCACGTGTATGACTAATTGATTACCTGATGTATCATGAAGTTCTTCCAAGATATTATGAATTATTCTATCCAAAAAAGATATTCTAAGAATTTGTTGTAGATGTTAGGTTTTACTTGTCTGTCAGCTATAATTGAGGCAATTCAGATTACCCTTTTATTGTATTTGCACAATCCATTCTTGGATCTTGCTTGTTTTCCTGAGCATTTAAGGCTCTAAAGTGAGAAAGTTGGTAAAATGAAATCACTCTTAAATTAAGATAGTGGGGCACACATTATATGGAAGTTACAAAATCAATGGTGATTAACTCCTCACTTTACCACTTTACCAACTTCCTCACTTTAGAGGATCTAAATTCTTACGAATGTGCTATCAAACTTAGTACTAAATTGCCACTGTTTTCAAATTATTTATTTGTATGCCAGTGTTTATGTACAGTGGCCTATTTTACTTTTTTCTATTAAAANNNNNNNNNNNNNNNNNNNNNNNNNNNNNNNNNNNNNNNNNNNNNNNNNNNNNNNNNNNNNNNNNNNNNNNNNNNNNNNNNNNNNNNNNNNNNNNNNNNNNNNNNNNNNNNNNNNNNNNNNNNNNNNNNNNNNNNNNNNNNNNNNNNNNNNNNNNNNNNNNNNNNNNNNNNNNNNNNNNNNNNNNNNNNNNNNNNNNNNNNNNNNNNNNNNNNNNNNNNNNNNNNNNNNNNNNNNNNNNNNNNNNNNNNNNNNNNNNNNNNNNNNNNNNNNNNNNNNNNNNNNNNNNNNNNNNNNNNNNNNNNNNNNNNNNNNNNNNNNNNNNNNNNATAtctgatttaaaattaaaaataaagtaaaataataatagaaaagaaCAAATTGAGAGAGTGGAGGAAAACAAAGAGATTGAGAGAGGGAGGAGAGGAGCAAAGAAGGTGGCAGACCCACATAATCGGAATTGCATGCATTTTAAGTTCTAATGGTTCTTTCCTTGCATTGGTGGTGTTGCACATGTAGGCATTATTTCTAATGTTGTACAAAAGCTTCTCAAATGTGTTGGTGGAGCGCCTTCCTGAAGGATCTAAAGCTAGATCACTACACGAGTTGAAGGCTGCAGAAGTTGATGTGAtggcagtggatcctcaagaacCATCAACCATGGAACTAGATAATGAGAATCAGCAACCCCAAAACAGGTTCCAGTTCCTGCCCTTCTGACCTAGATGGATAATAAAGAATGACCAAATTACTGTCCTGCTTAGTAGATGCACACAAATAAATAACTTGTTTTGGTTTCTTTTGTATTCTGCAGTCAGTCAAATGGCGGGAAGAAAAGTGGTGCTTACAATGTAGGCGAAAAGGAGCAATGGTGTATCACCACTTTGGGTTATGTGAAGGCCTTTTCCAGGCAGTATGCGGCTGAGGTATTGTTTGATTCAGCGCTTGCATTTGCTAATTTACCTAGTTTGAGTTTTTCTTTGTTGTGCACAAAATCCAAATCTTATATAATGGTTTTTCATTNNNNNNNNNNNNNNNNNNNNNNNNNNNNNNNNNNNNNNNNNNNNNNNNNNNNNNNNNNNNNNNNNNNNNNNNNNNNNNNNNNNNNNCCCTTTGGTTTTATCTGTCAATTGCACTTTTGTCTTGAATAAAATGTGGCAGTGACAGATGAAATGAAATTAATTCAGTATTAGTTATCATGTTTTAGTAAGTGAACGCTTCTTGAAGTAGGAGTTATATAAGACGTTGACGTTATCATACATTTATATTGTTGCTGGCAGATATGGCCTCATATTGAGAAGCTGGATGCAGAGGTATTGACAGAAGAAGCACCTCCTCTTTTTCGATCGGCTGTTTATTCTGGTCTTAGAAGACCAATTAACGAGGCTTGATTTATTTATTCATGCATTGACCTTAGGTATACACGTTTCTAGCCTACTAACCATTCCCCCTCTCTTATCAAAAGAGGAAAGCCGTATTCTGTTGTaatgtaaattatatatttttctattCCGAAGGGAGTTGACAAACGGCCACTGTATATTGATCATTTTGATCACAGATATTTATTGGACCCAACTGTGCGTAAAACCTGCAGTGTGTTTGCTTGGAAAAATGTTGACTGTTGTCGTGTTGGTGGGGACACTGATTGTTGTTTGAACTATGAATTGATTGTCGGTTATCGGCGTGCTTAAGGATAGAGCTTATCATGTTGTCTTGTCTCGTCTCCTCTCGTCTTATCTTATCTCACAGGAAAGCTAGGGTGTAGGGGGTAAAGAAGCATTAAGGTGGAGTTCAATTGTTATATATTTACATACTAAAGTTTTCTCGTCATCTTATCAAGTATTTGCTTCCTAAATCTCTTGGAGAGTAGAGtgatattattggttattatctTGGAAGTATTTGActaaa is a genomic window of Arachis ipaensis cultivar K30076 chromosome B06, Araip1.1, whole genome shotgun sequence containing:
- the LOC107604853 gene encoding nuclear cap-binding protein subunit 1; its protein translation is MSSWRSLLLRIGDKSPEYGAAGDFKDHIETCFGAIRRELDHSQTEILEFLLACAEQLPHKIPLYGTLIGLINLENEDFVKKLVDKTRTKFQDALNSGDCNGVRILMRLMTVMMCSKVLQLSSLVGIFDTFLSSAATIVDEEKGNPLWQPCADFYITCILSCLPWGGAELVEQVPEEIERLMVSVEAYLSIRRRDSDTGLFFFEKDDANERGSGDKDFVEDLYDRIQALSSNGWKVESVPRPHLSFEAQLVAGKSHEFGTVSCLNIPSPPSVPSGISNGKQKHEAELKYPQRIHRLNIFPPSKTEDLQPIDRFVMEEYLLDVLLFFNGCRKECASFMVGLPVPFRYEYLMAETIFSQLLMLPQPPFKPIYYTLVIIDLCKALPGAFPAVVAGAVRALFEKIADLDMECRTRLILWFSHHLSNFQFIWPWEEWAYVLDLPKWAPQRVFVQEVLEREVRLSYWDKVKQSVENAAGLEELLPPKGGPNLTLGADGTENNENVLSGELNNMVKGKAPVREIISWIDESILPNNGLEVTLRVVVQTLLNIGSKSFTHLITVLERYGQVFAKLCPDQDKQVMLIAEVGSFWKSNTQMTAIAIDRMMGYRLVSNLAIVRWVFSLENIEQFHTSDRPWEVLRNAVSKTYNRISDLRKEILSLKRNILSAEEAAKQAKDELDAAESKLTLVDGEPVLGENPARLNRLKSQAAKAKEEVVSLQESFEAKEALLVRAIEENEALFLMLYKSFSNVLVERLPEGSKARSLHELKAAEVDVMAVDPQEPSTMELDNENQQPQNSQSNGGKKSGAYNVGEKEQWCITTLGYVKAFSRQYAAEIWPHIEKLDAEVLTEEAPPLFRSAVYSGLRRPINEA